DNA from Synechococcus sp. CBW1108:
TGCTCTGGCGGGTGCCATCTTTTTTGAGCTTCACCCCCGGGGTCTGGGGGATCTCGATCTCGAGGATGCGGTTGTCGACCCCCAGGGTGACGGCCCGCTGCTCGAGCGTGGCCTTCACCTTCTTCTCGCAGCTGGAGGCCACCTGCACCGCATACCAGCGAGCCACCTGGAGCTTCTCACCGCCAGCGGCCGGCGCTTCTTGAAGATCGAGGGGGCTCACCACCTCGCTAAGGGGCTCGGTCAGGGGCTCGGACACGGGGTTCACGGCAAGAACGGAATCGACGGACGGGACAGCAAACAACAAGGGTTCAACCAAACACCTGACTGGACGCCCAGCCGTAAAAACGATCCAGCGCAGCGATCGCCGCAGCCGAGATGCTCACCATCAAGATGACGGCCACCGATTCGCTGAACAGCTGCTGGCGGCTGGGCCAGACAACCTTGCGCAACTCCGCCAGGGTTGCGGCGACAAAGCCCCCAGGAACGGCCGATGACTCGGCAGCCGGGGTGGCCTGTTCAGGGCTTGGGGAATCGGGTTGGGGGGAGTCGGAATCCACTGGCGCTTGCGCACGGTGGCGTCCGCGCGGATCGGCAAACGAACACCCTACCCGAGGGGCTCAAAGGTAAGGGGGTTGCCGGCCACCACACGCACGCCCTGGGCACCGCTGAAGCGTTCCGCCAGCAGCTCGGTGGCCAGAGGGTTCTCCAGCTGGCGGCGCAGCACCCGCCGCAGGGGCCTGGCCCCATATTCGGGCTCATAGCCCTGCTCGGCCAGGGCCTGTACCACCGGCTCGGGCACCTCCAGCTGGAGGTGCTGCTCCGCCAGCAGCCGGGCCAGCTCGGCCAGCTGCAAGCGCACGATGCGCTGCAGATCGGCCGGGGCCAGGGGACTGAAGCGGATCACCTCGTCGATGCGGTTGAGAAATTCCGGTCGAAACTGGGCAGCCAGGGCCTGGTCAACGGCCTGCTCCAAGGCCTGCTCCCGCTCGTCAGGGTCGCCGCCGGCCCTGGCGTTTTCCAGGATGGCGCGGCTGGCCAGGTTGCTCGTCATGATCACCACCGTGTGGCGGAAATCGACCGTGCGGCCCTGGGAATCGGTGAGGCGGCCGTCATCGAGCACCTGCAGCAGCAGGTTGAACACCTCGGGATGGGCCTTCTCCACCTCATCGAGCAGCAGCACCGCATAGGGCCTGCGCCGCACAGCCTCGGTCAGCTGGCCTCCCTCCTCATAACCCACGTAGCCGGGCGGCGCCCCCACCAACCGGGCCACGGCATTGCGCTCCATGAATTCACTCATGTCGAGCCGCACCAGGGCTTCGTCCTCATCGAAGAGGGCCGCCGCCAGAGCCTTGGCCAACTCGGTCTTACCGACGCCGGTGGGTCCCAAAAACAGGAAGGAGCCCACCGGCCTGGTGGGGGACTGCATGCCGGCCCGGGCCCGGCGAATCGCCGCGGCCACGGCAGCCACCGCCGTCGGCTGGCCAATCACCCGCTCGCCGAGCCTGGCCTCGAGCTCGAGCAACTTCTGACGCTCGCCGGCCAGCAACCGCTGCACCGGAATACCGGTCCAACGGGCCACCACATCGGCAATGTCGCCCTCCTCCACCTGCTCCCGCAGGATTGGTTCGGCCTGGAGTTCGGCCTCGAGGGTTTCGCGGCGCTGCTGCAGCCCGTAGAGCTGGTCGTGCTGCAGCCGGGCCGCCTCCTCGTAGTCGCCCTCGCGCTCGGCTTCGGCGATCGCCGTGCGCAGGTCTTCATCCTGCTGCAGCAGTTGCCGCAGTTCAGCCAGCCGCTCCCGCTCGGCCTGCCAGCGCTGCTGCACCTCCTGGAGGGCCTCGGTGGCCCGGCGCCGCTGCTCCTGCCACTGCACCCTTTCCTGCTGGGGTGACGCCTCAGCCGAGAGCAGGGCCAGCTCCACCCGGCGCAGCTCCGCTTCCGCCGCCTCCACGAGCTGGGGCTTGGAGGTGACCTCCATGCGCAGCTGGGCGGCCGCTTCATCCACCAGATCGATCGCCGAATCGGGCAGGGCCCGGTCGGTGATGTAGCGATCGGCCAGCCGGGCCGCCGCCACCAGGGCCTGGTCGGTGATCGCCACACCGTGGTGCAGCTCGTAGCGCTCCTTCAGTCCCCGCAGGATCTCCACGCTGGTATCTGGCCCGGGCTCCTTGATCAGCACCTGCTGGAAGCGCCGCTCCAGGCCTGGATCCTTCTCGATGCTGCGGCGGTAGTCCTCCGGGGTGGTGGCACCGATGCAGCGCAGGTACCCCTGGGCCAGGGCGGGCTTGAGCACGCTGGCGGCATCGGCGGTGGAACGGTCGCTGCTCACCACCGTGTGCAGCTCATCAATGAAGAGCACCACGCCGGCCGCACCGGCCACCGCATCGGCGTCGCGCACCTCCTTGAGCACGGCGCGCAGGCGCTCCTCAAACTGGCCGCGAAACTTGGCGCCGGCGATCAGGGCGCCCAGATCCAGCGCCACCAGCCGCAGGCCCAGAAGTGAATCGGGCACCTCGCCGGCCACGATCCGCTGGGCCAGCAACTCAGCCACGGCGGTCTTGCCGACGCCGGGCTCGCCGATCAGCACCGGATTGTTCTTGCTGCGGCGGGAGAGCACCTGGATCAGCCGACGCATCTCCAGGTCGCGGCCGATGACCGGATCGAGCTCGCCGGCGCGGGCCGCGGCGGTGAGGTCGCGGCCGTAGCGCTCCAGGGCGCAGGCCTCGGCTGGCTCGGAGGAGCCTGGGGGCTCGGGTTCCAGGCGCAGCTCGGGGGCTGGGGCAGCAGGGCCAGCAACAGGGCCAGCAGCGGTGGCAGGTGGAGGAGCTGGGGGGGTGGGGAGTGGGGGCCTGTCTATCCAGTCGTCCGGGCAGAACTGGCGCCGCAACAGGTCTTCACTGAGGCCCTCCGGCACCAGCAGGGAGGCTCCGATCCTGGGATCCCCCACCAGGGCTACCAACAGCTGGGGCACATCCAGCAAGGGGGCTCCCCAGGCGACCCTGCAGCGCTCGGCAGCCTCCAGCAGATCTTCCAGGGCATCGCCGATGTACAGCTCCGGCCCGTTGGCGCTGGGCTGGTCGGCACAGAAGCTCTCCAGCCGATCCAGCAGCCGGTCTGGATCGAGGGGCAGGGGATCCAGCCAGCGGTCAAAGCGCCGCTCCGACAGCAGGGTCTGCAGCAGGTGCTCCACGTCCATGGCGCCATGGCGCCAGCGGCGAGCAGTGTCCTGAGCAGCCAGGAGCAGCTCCCAGCCGTCATCGCTGAAGCGATCGGGGTCGCTGGTGAGGCTTGGGGACATGGGCTTTGGGATCAGCCTGGAGCAGAGATCTGGATCAGCTCCACCTTGTACCCATCAGGATCCTCCACGAAGGCAATCACCGTGTTGCCGTGCTTCATGGGCCCGGGTTCGCGCACCACCTTGCCCCCCTTTGCCGCGATCGCAGCACAGGTGGTGTAGATGTCATCCACCCCCAAGGCAATGTGGCCGTAGGCACTGCCGAGCTCGTAGTGGCTGATATCCCAGTTGTGGGTGAGCTCCAGCACGGTGGTGTCACTCTCGTCGCCGTAGCCCACGAAGGCCAGGGTGAACCGGCCCGAGGGGTAGTCCTTACGGCGCAGCAGGTCCATGCCCAGCACCTCCGTATAGAAGAGAAGGGAGCGATCCAGATCCCCCACCCGGAGCATGGTGTGCAGCATTCGCATCGATCCACCCGATTGGCTGCCAACTTCCAATCATAGGATCGCCTCAAAGACAACAGCCGACGACCCACGTGATCGACTCCCTCGACCTAGTGATCGACACCGTTGTGGCCCGGGAGGTGCTTGATTCCCGCGGCACCCCCACCGTGGAGGCCGAGGTAATGCTGGAGGGCGGCGCCAGTGGCAGGGCGATCGTGCCCAGCGGCGCCAGCACCGGCGCCCATGAGGCCCACGAACTGCGGGACGGCGGCAACCGCTACTTCGGCAAAGGGGTGACCCGGGCCGTCAGCAACATCGAGGAGAGGATCGCGCCGGCCCTCTGCGGCCTCAGCGCCCTCGACCAGAGTGCCGTCGACGCCGCCATGGCCGAACTGGACGGCAGCGACAACAAATCCAGCCTCGGCGCCAATGCGGTGTTGGCAGTGAGCCTGGCCACCGCACGGGCAGCCGCCAACGGCGTCGGCCTGCCCCTCTACCGCTACCTGGGAGGCCCGCTGGCCAACCTGCTGCCGGTACCGTTGATGAACGTGATCAACGGCGGCGCCCACGCCTCCAACAACATGGACTTCCAGGAGTTCATGTTGGTGCCCCACGGCGCGGCCAGCTTCAGCGAAGCCCTGCGCATGGGCGCCGAGGTGTTCCACACGCTCAAGGGGTTGCTGAGCAGCCAGGGCCTCTCCACCGCCGTTGGCGATGAGGGCGGCTTCGCCCCGAACCTGGCCAGCAACGATGCGGCCGGCGAGCTGCTGATCCAGGCGATCGAGAAGGCCGGCTATCGCCCCGGCGACCAGATCTCCCTGGCCCTGGATGTGGCCAGTACGGAGTTTTTCAAGGACGGCCGCTACAACTTCGGCGGCGGCAGCTACAGCAGCGCCGAAATGGTCGACCAGCTGGCCCTACTGGCCAGCCGCTTCCCGATCGTGTCAATCGAGGATGGCATCGCCGAAGACGACTGGGAGGGCTGGGCCCTGCTGACCGAACGGCTGGGCAAGACGGTGCAGCTGGTGGGCGACGACCTGTTTGTGACCAACACCACCCGACTGCAGCGGGGCATCGACCTGGGCGTGGCCAACTCGATCCTGATCAAGGTGAATCAGATCGGCTCGCTCACCGAAACCCTGCAGGCGATCGATCTAGCAGGCCAAGCCGGCTACACCAGCGTGATCAGCCACCGCTCCGGCGAAACGGAAGACACCACCATCGCCGACCTGGCCGTGGCTACCCGCGCCGGCCAGATCAAAACCGGCTCCCTCAGCCGCTCCGATCGGGTAGCCAAGTACAACCAGCTGCTGCGCATCGAAGATGAGCTCGGCAGCCAGGCGGTGTATGCCGGCGCCGAAGACCGGGGCCCCCGCGGCAAAGCCTGAGCTCAGCGAGAAGCCGGCAGCTGATCGAGCCGGCCATCGCGCTTGAGCCGGCCCTGCAATTTCAACCAGCTCAGGGCCACCGGCAGGGCGCCTACCAGGGGAATGGCGGTGAGGGCGGGGCGGCTGCTGGCCGCCAGCAGGGCCGCTGCCACGGCCAGGCCGGCCAGGAGCATGGACTGGCCGGCAACCTGCTGGGCCAGGGCGAGGCGACGCAACAGGCGATCGGTTTCGCCGGCCCTGATCTGCACCTGCAGGTCGCCCTGCTCAATGCGGGCCAGGCTGTCGTCCAGGCGCTTGGGGATACCCAGGGCGCGGCTGCCCACCTCAGCCGCCTGGCGCGAGATTTCGTTGAACAGCTCGTTGCCGAACCGATCGCCGCCGCTGCCGGAACCGCTTGAAGTCATCAGAGGAAGCAGGTAGGGGCGGGCAATCGCCACCAAGCTAAAGCTGGCATCGAGGCTGCGGCCGACCCCCTCAAAGGTGGTGAGGGCCCGCATCACGAAAATCAGCTCAGGGGGCAGGCGAAAGGGCTGGCCGTAGACCAGGTCATAGAGATCGCCCGACAGCCGCTCCAGCACATTGGCGGAGAAGGGCGGCGTGAGGGCCTCCTCCAACATCACACGCACCAGGCGCCTCACCGGCCCAGGGTCAATGCCGGGGGCGATCAGGCCAGCCTGCTGCAGCTCATTGACCAGGCCGGCGGCATCCCGGCCGGCTGCTGCCCGCACCATGCTGCCGAGCCGAGCCTGCAGCCGACTCGAGAGCTGGCCCATCATGCCGAAGTCGTAGTAGATCAGCGCACCATCGGCCGCCACGGCCAGGTTGCCCGGATGGGGGTCGGCGTGAAAAAAGCCGAACCGCACCAACTGCTGCAGGTAGCTGGCGGCGCCTTTCTCTGCCACCGCGGCAGGCTCGATGCCCGCCGCCAGCAGGGCCGCCCGATCGGTGATCTTGATGCCGGGCAGGTAGTCGAGACACAGCACCCTCCGGCTGCTCAGCTCCCAAATCACCGCTGGCACCCGGATGCCGGGATCGCTGAGAAACTGCTGGCGGAAACGGGCCGCATGTTCGGCTTCGAGGCGGAAATCCAGCTCCCGCAGCAACACCCTGCGGCACTCCTGGGCGATGCCGATCCAGTCGCGGCCCTGGCCCCAGCGGGGATGGCGCTGAACGGCGGCGGCCACCTGCTGGAGCACCTGCAGATCGAGTCGGAAGGTGCGCTCCAGGCCTGGACGCTGCACCTTCAGCACCACCTGACGGCCACTGCGCAGGCTGGCCCGGTGCACCTGGGCCAGGCTGGCGGAACCGAGGGGTTCAGCCTCAAGGTCGATTATCTCGGCGCAGCGGCCGCCCAGTTCCTGCTCGAGCAGGTCCTGAACCACGGTGAAGGGAAAGGCAGGCACCTGGTCCTGCAGGGTGGCCAGCTGCTCCACCAGCTCGGCGGGCAACACGTCAGGGCGGGCCGAGAGCAGCTGGCCGAGCTTGATGAAGGCCGAACCCAGGGCCAGAAATTCGTCGGTGAGCCAGCGGGCCCGCCGCACCTGGCGACGCCGCTGACGCTCTTCGCTGACACCGCCCAGGTAGGTCCAACTCTGAGCGTCCCACCAGAGCCCCAGCACCAGGGCCAGGGCTAACCACCAGATGCGCAGGGGCCGCAGCAGGATCACGAAGTGCTGTCCAGGCGGCTGGCCATGGCCGCAACCCTGGCGCGCAGGGCATCAATCTGATCCTGGGGATCCGGAACCCCTTCAGGGGAAGGGGGCTGATCGCCGGCTCCAGCACCAGCTCCAGCTCCGGCTCCAGCCTCACCCCGCTCGATCCGGGCCGCCTCGGCCTCCACCTCATCCCAGAACAGCTGCAGTTCCTGCCGGATCCGCTCGGGGGCATCCTGGGCCAGCAGGGCCAGGTTGGCGGCCCCGTCTACCAGGCCACTGCCGAGACGGGCGCCAAGACGATGGACGGCAGCCTGAAGCAGGAGTTGCGGCGCACTCATGGCAGTCCGGCGTCTGGAGTTGACTTTGGCAGGTCGGGGCTCGGCAAGCGCGGCGGCGGCGGCGCGGCGGCGGGCGAGGCAGGGGAGGGGGGCGAGGAGAAAGGGGGGGAGGAGGCCCGAGGGGAATCGGCAGACCTGGTTTCGAGCGGCAGGGTTGGATCGGCCCGAAGCCCTAGGGAATCAGCATCTGGGCCAGCTTGACCTGGGCCAGCTGGATCGGGGGCAGCTGGGTCTGGGGATTCTGAATCTGTGAACTGGTCGGCGCCGGGCTGGGAATCGGGCTCGAGGGGCTCGAGATTGCCGCGCACCTCCTGCTCTTCGGTGCCGAACTGCAGGCGCAGGCTCTCCAGCGACTGGCCAGGGAAGGGCCGCACCTCAAAGCCCTGTCCCAGCCTCACAAAGGCAGGTAGCTGCAGGGCAAGCAGGCGATTGGCCACGCCGTAACCCAAGCCAAAGCAAACTCCCACCAGCAATGGCAGCTGCCAGCGGGGCTGGGTACCCGGCTTGTTACCGGGCTGGGGGCGGGACGAAACCAGGACCATGGATCCATTCTGACGCGGCTCCGGATCAGGTCGTGTAATCGGCGTTGATGCGGATGTACTGATCGGAGAGGTCACAGCCCCAGGCCAGCCCCGCCCCCGGGCCACTGCCGACTACCAGGCGGATTATTACGGTGTCGCTGTGCAGATAGGTGCTGGCTGCAGCGCGATCGAAGGGCAGGGGCTGGCCGGCGGCCATCAGCTGGTGCCCGCCCAGCCAGAGCGCCAGGCCAGCGGGGTTGAAGGGCACGCCGGCCCGGCCGGCGGCGGCGGCGATGCGGCCCCAGTTGGGGTCGCGGCCGTGCACGGCGCACTTCACCAGCGAGGAGCCGCAGATGGTGCGGGCAATGGTGCGGGCGCCGGCGTCATCGGCCGTACCCTCCACCCGCACCTCGAGCAGGCAGGTGGCGCCCTCACCGTCGCGTGCGATCGCCTTGGCCAGGTGTTGCGACACCGCCGTCAGGCCGGCCTCCAGGGCATCAAAGAGCTCGGGGCTCAAGGGCTCACCGGCTGCAAAGGCCAGGAACGTGTCGTTGGTGCTGGTGTCGCCGTCCACCGTGATCGCATTGAAGGAGCAAGCCACCGCCCGGCGCACCATGGAGCTCCACACCTCGGCCGGCACGCCCGCATCACAGCTGAGGTAACCCAGCATCGTGGCCATATCGGGGTGAATCATCCCCGAGCCCTTGGCCATGCCGCCGATGCGCACGGTGCGGCCGTCCAGATTGGCCTCCAGGGCGATTTGCTTGTCCACCAGGTCGGTGGTGAGGATTGCCTGGGCCGCCGCGCCCCCACCCTCGGGGCTGAGGGCCGCCACCAGGGGATCGAGGCCCGCCAGGAGCGTATCGATCGGGATCGGCACACCGATAACGCCAGTGGAGCAGATCAGCACCTGCTCGGCCGCCAGACCCAGGCGCTGGGCCAGGGCTGCGGTGGCCCCCAGGCTGTCGGCCAAACCACGCTCGCCAGTGCAGGCGTTGGCCTGACCGGAGTTGGTCAACACGGCCCGAGCGTGACCGCCCGAGGCCCGCAATCGCTCGGCGCAGAGATCGACGCAGGCCGCCCGCAGCAGTGAGGTGGTGAAACTGCCGGCGCAGACCGCACCCTCGGGGGCCTGTAGCAAGGAGAGGTCGGGCTTGCCGGAGGCCTTGAGGCCAGCCGTAACAGCGGCGGCCCTAAAACCGCTGGGGGCGGTGATGCCGCCGGGGATGGGATGCCAGGGGTGGGTCAACGCGCCGGGGCCACTGGAGCCATCCTGAACGCATGACCACAGCAGGGCCGATCAGGATGGCAACACTCCCTGGCGGCACCGCCGTGGCTCCGCTCACCCCCCTGGATCCCGAAGCGACGGCGCTGTGTCACCGGCTGGCCGGCCGCGTCTTTCCCTGGGACATCACCCGCGCCCTCGAGCTGGCCCTACTGAAAACCTTCTGCCTGCCCTCGATCTCGGCACTGCTGAGTCAAACCGGTGAGTTCGAACAGCGGCCCCGCAAGCGCTACGACGACACGGGCCTGATGGTGGCCGAGCTGCTGCGCCACGGGCCCGACAGTCCCGAGGGCCGGGCGGTGATCAGGCGGCTGAACCGCATCCACGGCCACTACGCCATCGCCAATATCGACTTCCTTTATGTACTCTCGGGCTTCGTGGCCGAGCCAATCCGCTGGCTGGAGCGCTACGGCTGGCGACCGCTCTGCCATGCGGAGCAGCAGGCGCTGTTCCGCTTCTGGCGGCACGTGGGAGCCCAGATGGGCATTACCGATCTGCCGGCCACCCTCGAGCAGCTGCTGGCGCTCAACCAGTGGGTGGAAACCACGGTATTTGTCGCCGCCGCCAGCAACCGCCAGGTGGCGGACGCCACCCTGGCCATGCTGCTGGCGGACTGGCCAGCTGTCCTGCGACCGCCGCTGGCTGGGCTACTGCGGGGGGTACTACCCGAACCGGTGACCTCCAGCCTCGGTTGGCCAACGGCGCCCGGCTGCCTGCAACCGGCCCTGGGGCTGGCCCTGCGGACCCGCAGCCGGCTGCTGAATGGCTGGCAGCGGCTGCGCCCGCTGCGCCGGAGCCGCTTTTACTCCGAACGGCCCACCCCCACCTACGGCCGCCAGTTCCGGCTGGAACAGCTGGGGCCGCCGCCCCTGCTGGAGCAGCTCAACCGGCCCCGTTGGAGAGGCCAGCAGCGACGCATCGGCCTCACCGGTGGCATCGCCAGCGGCAAGAGCACGGTGGGGCGGCTGCTGGAGACCCGGGGGTTGCCAGTACTTGATGCAGACGTCTACGCGCGGGATGCCCTGGCGCCGGGAAGCTCGGGCGCACGGGCGGTGCGGGGTCGCTTTGGCGAGCGGGTGCTGGCCCCGGAACAGGGTGCCGGTGAGGCAGCAATCGATCGGGCCGCTCTCGGCCGGATCGTGTTTGGTGATGCCGACGAGCGGCAGTGGCTGGAAGAGCTGATTCACCCGATCGTGCGGGAATGCTTCAGCGCCGAACTGGCGCGGCTGGCTGATGCCCCGGCCGTGGTGCTGGTCATCCCGCTGTTGCTCGAGGTTGGCCTAGAGGAGCTCTGCAGCGAGGTATGGCTGGTCGACTGCGACGAGGTCCAACAGCTGCAGCGGCTTATGCGGCGCAATGGCCTCAGCGAAGCGGAAGCCAGGGCCCGGATGGCCGCCCAGTGGCCGCTGGAGCGCAAACGGGCCCTGGCCGATGTGGTACTCGACAACCGGGGCACAGACGAGCAGCTGAACGCGCAGGTGGCAGCGGCCCTCGGCCCTGCGGCGGGGCCGCCAGGATCAGATCCGCCGGCTGCCTGAGCCGCCAAGGCCAGCCGGGCAGCGCCCAGCAGAGAGGTCTCAGCCGCGCTGGGGTGGGCGGGCCAGTCGTCGTGGTCACGGCGGGCCACCAGGGCGAGATCGGGCTCAGGCCCATTGGCGGATCCGAAATCGAGCGGGGCCTCAACCCACAACTAAAGGGGCTCCAGGCGCGGCAGCCAGGCAGACCTCAATCGCCCTGATCAGCCGGTGCGCCACCGCCGTGTGGCGAACAATCAGGCCCAAACTGGGGCAGGAGTTATTGATTGTGGCGTACTGCAACATCCCATGGTCTCCGTCACTGTTGACGCAGCAGAAAACCGAACGGCAGCCGATATACTGGTGAATGACAACTGGCTTGTCGCCTTATCATTGACATACCGATAGTCCTTGTTTTGGTAAGCACCGGCCCCTAAGCACCCAGCTCAAAGGTGGTGCGGGCGGACGAGCCAACCACATGCTCCGGCGAAATGTGGAACAGGCGCCATCAAAGATCAGGCAGCCCAGATCCAATGCATTAACCCTGGGTAATCAAGATTGAATCGAAGAGCCAGCAAGACCATCATAACGGCCAGACTTAAAAAACAAGCCGCAAGCAACGATTGGAACGCTGGGTTGTGCCATCAACTATTCGCGAGCAAAAATCATATTCCAGTCTTCCTTCATGTCCACCACACACCAGCCGTGGCTGGGGGCGGCTGCAAGGGCCTCAACGAGCTTTCCGGTGCTGGTCGATTTGGCGGCATAGGCATATTCGCGCTCGGGGTCGGTGTGGTGAACAAGCAGGCCGAGACTGGGGCGTGGGTTATTGATTGTGGTGTACTGCAACATCTCATGGTCTCCGTCACTGTTCCCGCAACACAACGTCGGACGGCGGCCAATGAACTGATGGATGCCCACTGGCTTGCCCCCCTTGTCATTGACGAACAAATAGTCCAGGGTTTTGGTGAGCACCGGGCCCGCTGCGCCCAGCTCAAAGGTGGTGCGGGCAGTCGAGCCAACCACCTGCTCCGGCGGGATGCCATATACCCGCTCCACCCAAACGCGCATGAAGTCAACACCACCTCCAGAAACAATGAAGTTTTTGAAGTTATTGGCCTGCAGATAGCGCAGGAGTTCCTGCATGGGCAAATAGGTAAGTGAGTCGTAGGGCCTGTCAAAGCGCGGGTGCCTGGCCGACACCAACCATGCCTCAACAGTCCTACGAAAAGCATCAACGGACATGCCGGCATGGGTGAGGGCCAGGATCTGCAACAGGCCTTCATAGCCGGGCCCCTCCAGCAGCTTGGCAAGGTCGCCAGCCAGGGCGGCCTGCACCATTGGATCAGCGGCAAGATCCGGCTCCCGGGGAATGCGCGAGCTGAGTTCGTCTATGGCAAATGCTGCCTGAAAGGGGAGCGGATGCTCCGGCCAGAGGGTGCCGTCATTGTCGAAAACAGCGATGCGTTCAGGCAACGGCAGGAAGTCTGGCGAGCCTACATCTGTGATCCGGGCGATATAAGCGAAGATCGCCTCCTTGGCCGGGCCCTCGTTCCAGGAGGGGAGGGGATCACCAGTAGTGGGGGGCATAAAAGGGTCTCAGGGGATCACCATCCTGAACAATGGCCGGCAGGGTTGGCGACTTCCGGCTTGAACCGGCTACGCGCCCCAGGCCAGCAGCGCCGCATCGGCCTCACCGGCGGCATTGCCACGGGCAAGAGCAGCGTGGACATGTTGCTGGAGGAGCGGGGCCTGCCCGTTCTCGATGCCGATGTCCTGCCCGCCAGGCCCTGGCACCGGGCAGCATGGGCGCAGCAGCCGTGCTGGATCGCTACGGGAAGGTAGTGCGCGGGCCCAGAGCGGGGGCAGGGATCGATCGGGCCGCCCTGGGGCGAATCGTTTTCGCCGATGGCAAGGAGCGCCAGTGGCTGGAGCAGCTGGTGCACCCGATCGTGAGGGCCGGCCTTGAAGCGGCTCTGGCGGAGTTGGCCAGCGCACCGGCAGTGGTGCTGATGGTGCCGCTGCTGTTTGAAGCGGGCCTGGAAGGGCTGTGCAGCGAAATCTGGCTGGTGGACTGCGACGAAAGCCAGCGGCTGCAAAGGCTGGGCCAGCGCGATGGCCTGGGCGAAAGCGAAGCCGGGCCCGCATCGAGGCCCAGTGGCCCCTGGCACGCAAGCGAGGCCTCGCCGACGTGGTGATTGACAATCGGGGCAACCCGGCGGATCTGCCCTTGCAGGTAGATCAGGCAGCTTTGATCCAACTCATCAGGGCTGGGTAATCAAGAATGAACCTGATGGCCAGCGATATGAGCATGACCGCAAGACTTGCAAAAACAAGCCGCAAACTGCTATTTGAACGGTTCAGCAGCCTTAGATCATCACCCTGAGTTTGTACAATTTGGCGAAAGTTTCCGGCAGCCTGGCGGAGCTGATATGCCGCAAAGAAAGCAGCCAAGGTCAACAAGGCGTCGTCGAGAGCTTTGATCATGAGCGCCACTTTGCCGCTTGCGATCACATTAAAAAGGAATGATGCATTGGCGATAGCGAATACGACGAGCGCCAAAGCCGAAATAACACAGTATTTGGCAAGCGAATTAAAATGCCGATTTTCGGAAGCACCAAATTCAAACTGATTCTCAGCCAAAAGATTGCACAAAAA
Protein-coding regions in this window:
- the coaE gene encoding dephospho-CoA kinase (Dephospho-CoA kinase (CoaE) performs the final step in coenzyme A biosynthesis.) codes for the protein MATLPGGTAVAPLTPLDPEATALCHRLAGRVFPWDITRALELALLKTFCLPSISALLSQTGEFEQRPRKRYDDTGLMVAELLRHGPDSPEGRAVIRRLNRIHGHYAIANIDFLYVLSGFVAEPIRWLERYGWRPLCHAEQQALFRFWRHVGAQMGITDLPATLEQLLALNQWVETTVFVAAASNRQVADATLAMLLADWPAVLRPPLAGLLRGVLPEPVTSSLGWPTAPGCLQPALGLALRTRSRLLNGWQRLRPLRRSRFYSERPTPTYGRQFRLEQLGPPPLLEQLNRPRWRGQQRRIGLTGGIASGKSTVGRLLETRGLPVLDADVYARDALAPGSSGARAVRGRFGERVLAPEQGAGEAAIDRAALGRIVFGDADERQWLEELIHPIVRECFSAELARLADAPAVVLVIPLLLEVGLEELCSEVWLVDCDEVQQLQRLMRRNGLSEAEARARMAAQWPLERKRALADVVLDNRGTDEQLNAQVAAALGPAAGPPGSDPPAA
- a CDS encoding HAD family phosphatase; its protein translation is MPPTTGDPLPSWNEGPAKEAIFAYIARITDVGSPDFLPLPERIAVFDNDGTLWPEHPLPFQAAFAIDELSSRIPREPDLAADPMVQAALAGDLAKLLEGPGYEGLLQILALTHAGMSVDAFRRTVEAWLVSARHPRFDRPYDSLTYLPMQELLRYLQANNFKNFIVSGGGVDFMRVWVERVYGIPPEQVVGSTARTTFELGAAGPVLTKTLDYLFVNDKGGKPVGIHQFIGRRPTLCCGNSDGDHEMLQYTTINNPRPSLGLLVHHTDPEREYAYAAKSTSTGKLVEALAAAPSHGWCVVDMKEDWNMIFARE